The Achromobacter spanius genome includes the window CGGCGAATTGAACGCCGTCACTGCTGGTGGCCAATCCACGGCCGCGGCCGTGGGCGCCGCACCTGTTTTGCCGGAACCCGAAGTTCTCGGGGCGGTTTGCACCATGCGGCCGGGCGACCCCGGCTTCGAAGAGTGCGAAGCCTGCCAATAACCGCCTCCGGAGAATTGAAATGATTAATTGGGAAGACGACACCACCGCCACGCAACCTGCTTCCCCCGCCCCCGCGGGCGGCCAGCAGGCTGCGCCCGAAGTCCGGGCGGCGACGGGTGTGTTCGGCGACACCGCCATGCCTACGCCTGCCGCGCCTGAACACGCGGCGGGTCTGGCCGCCAGCGGCGCAGCCACCGCGCAGCGCGTGAAGGTTGCCGACAAGCGCATCATCAACGGCGAAACCGACGTCAATCAACTTGTGCCGTTCAAGTACAAGTGGGCGTGGGAAAAGTATTTGGCCACGTGCGCCAACCACTGGATGCCGCAAGAGATCAACATGTCGCGCGACATCGCGCTTTGGAAGAACCCGAACGGGCTCACCGAAGACGAACGCCGCATCGTCAAGCGCAACCTGGGTTTCTTCGTCACGGCCGACTCGCTGGCCGCGAACAACATCGTGTTGGGCACCTACCGCCACATCACGGCTCCCGAATGCCGCCAGTTCCTGCTGCGCCAGGCATTCGAGGAAGCGATCCACACGCACGCTTATCAATACATCGTCGAAAGCCTGGACCTGGACGAAGCCGAGATCTTCAACGCTTATAACGAAGTTCCGTCCATCCGCGCCAAAGACGAGTTCCTGATCCCGTTCATCGACGCGATCGCGGACCCCCACTTCAAGACGGGCACGCCCGAAGCCGACCAGACGCTGCTGAAGTCGCTGATCGTTTTCGCATGCTTGATGGAAGGCCTGTTCTTCTACGTGGGCTTCACGCAGATCCTGGCGCTGGGCCGCCAGAACAAGATGACCGGCGCGGCCGAACAGTACATGTACATCCTTCGCGATGAATCCATGCACTGCAACTTCGGCATCGACCTGATCAACACCGTCAAACTGGAAAATCCGCATCTGTGGACGCCGGCTTTCCGCGAAGAAATTCGAGAACTCTTCCGCAAAGCGGTCGAACTCGAATACGCTTACGCCGAAGACACGATGCCGCGCGGCGTGTTGGGCTTGAACGCACCTATGTTCAAATCCTACCTGCGCTTCATCGCCAACCGTCGTTGCCAGCAAATCGGTATCGAACCGCTGTACCCGCAGGAAGAGAATCCCTTCCCTTGGATGGCGGAAATGATCGATCTTAAAAAGGAACGCAACTTTTTTGAAACTCGCGTGATCGAATACCAAACCGGTGGCACGCTGAGCTGGGAGTAAAGCAGTACGTCATCAGGCCCGGCGCGGGCACGCTCTGCCAACACAGAGCGTCGCGTTCGCGACAGGCTTGATGACGCGCTTCCTGGTCAGGGTGTTTTCGAACACGTAGAACAAGCGGTCGGCGGCCTGTGATCAGGCTGCGACCGGCGCCATTTGAAATGGCTCGCGCCAAAGGAGCGGGGGCCATATCAAATGGCTGTGCCGAATTCATTAGCGCAAACCGTAGTAGCTGTTGCTCGCACAGAACAGCGGCATGCGCCGATGAATAGCCCGGGCACGATTCGCTTTGTTGGCGAGTCGGGGCACGGGTTTAAGTTCTGGGACCCCTGAACCTAAGGAGCATGACCATGGCAACAGCCAAGAAAGCCGTAAAGAAAGCCGCGGCGAAGAAGCCCGCCGCCAAGAAGGCAGTCGCTAAGAAGGCCGCACCGGCCAAGAAAGCCGCTGTCAAGAAGGTAGCAGTCAAGAAAGTCGCCGCCGCCAAAAAGCCGGCAGTGAAGAAGGTTGCCGCCAAGAAGCCGGCAGCCAAGAAGGTCGTCGCCAAGAAAGCGGTAGCCAAGAAGGCCGTCGCCAAAAAGGCAGTCGCCAAGAAAGCGGTAGCCAAGAAGGTTGTCGCCAAGAAGGCCGTTGCCAAGAAAGCGGTAGCCAAGAAGGTTGTCGCCAAGAAGGCCGTTGCCAAGAAGGCCGTCGCCAAGAAAGCGGTAGCCAAGAAGGCCGTCGCAAAGAAGGCAGTTGCCAAGAAAGCCGTCGCCAAGAAGGCCGTCGCCAAGAAAGCGGTAGCCAAGAAGGCCGTCGCCAAAAAGGCCGTTGCCAAGAAGGCGCCCGCCGCCAAGAAAGCAGTTGCCAAGAAAGCGGTAGCCAAGAAGGCCCCCGCTGCCAAGAAGGCGCCTGCTGCCAAGAAGGCTCCCGCTGCAAAGAAGGCTCCCGCCGCCGCCAAGCCGGCTGCTGCCGCCAAGCCCGCTGCTGCCAAGAAGCCTGCCGCGAAGAAAGCCGCTCCCAAGAAGCCCGCAACGCCGCCCTCCACGGCTGCTGCCCCGGGTGCAAAGACCGCGCTGAATCCCGCCGCTTCGTGGCCGTTCCCCACGGGTGGCCGTCCCTAATCAGGACGGTTCGAAGCTGTAGCTTCACTAGAGCCGCCTGGCCTTGGCTAGGCGGCTTTTTTGCGTCATCCCCATCCGCCAAACGCCGCAGCAAACTTTCCACGCAGCGTGCGACAATTGATTCCTCATTTTTTCGGTGATCGCGTCCATGCTCGGTGAAATCTTCCGCTTCCTCCTCGAAATCGTGTTCACGCTGTTCGGCGCGGCATTGATTGCCCGCGCCTGGATGCACGCGATCCGCCTCCACGCCTTCAACCCGATTGCGCGCACCATCTACCAAGCCACGAACTGGCTGGTGATGCCGCTGCGCAAGGTCATTCCCGCCGGCAACAAGATCGATTGGACGAGCCTGGTCGCCGCCTGGCTGGCCGCGTTGCTGTATATCGTGCTGATCTGGCTGCTGGCGCTGGGCGCGCTGATCCCCGCCGCGCTGCTACCAGCCGCCATGGGCTCGGCCCTGATCATGACCATCAAGTGGGCGCTGAACCTGGTGGTGTGGTTGACGCTGATCCAGGCCGTGCTGTCCTGGGTCAATCCGACGGCGCCGATGATGCCGCTGCTGCAGGCGCTGACCGCGCCCATGCTGGACCCCATCCGCCGCATCCTGCCGCGCACCAGCATCGACTTTTCGCCCTTGGTGCTGCTGATCGTGGCGCAGGTGCTGCTGATGGTGCTGGCCAATCTAAGCCAGCGCATGATGGGCCTGTAGGCCAAGAAACGGGGCATCGCGCCCCGTTCTTTTTTCCGCTACGCCGGAATCCCGGCGTAGATCTCGACCAGCTTCTTGCGGTCGATTTTGTGGTTGTTCGACATTGGCAATGCCGGGCACGCCACCAGTTCCGACGGCACCATATAGGGCGGCAGACGCTGGGCCAGCCGCGCTTTGCAATCGGCCAAGGCATCGGGCGCCAGCAAACGCGCATCCGGCTCCCGCGCCACGCCCGCCACAAAACCAATCAGGCGCACCGCCGTTCCATCGGGACGGCGCAGCACCGCGCAGGCGCCGCCTTCCACCCCCGGCAGACCGTGCAGCGCCTCGTCGATTTCCGCCAACTCGATGCGATAGCCGTTCAGCTTGATCTGGTCGTCCATGCGGCCTCGGCAAAACAGCAAGCCGCCCTCTTCCATCTGGCCCAGGTCGCCCGTGCGGAAAGCGCGGCGGCCGTCTTCGTGGGTGTAGAGCTTGGCGTCGTTCAGATCGGGGCGGTTCAGGTAGCCGCGCATGACGTGGTCGCCCACGATGCAGATCTCGCCTTCGTCCACGATCAACAGGCTATCCGGCTTGGCGTGGCCCACCGGCAGTGGGTCGTGCGCTGCCAGCACGGCGTCGGTGACTTCGATCCAGGTGGTGGCCACGGTGGCTTCCGTGGGGCCATACGTGTTCAGGATGACGGCATCGGGGAACCGCTGGCGCAGCTTTTTGGCCAAGGCCGCGGGCAGCGGCTCGCCGCAGAACAGGAAAGTGCGCAGCGCAGGCAAGGTGGCCGGGGAAAAATCCCGGTTGGCCAACTGCTGGTGGGCGAATGATGGGGTCGACACCCACACCGTCACGCCATGTTGTGCCAGGCGCGGCATCCACGTGCCCGCCGCCGCGATCTGCTCGCGTGCATTCAACACGCAGGCGCCGCCCGAGGCCAGGGTGCCGAAGACCTCGTACATGGACAGGTCGAAGCTGAACGGCGCCTGGTTCATGAACACCGGTGCATCGCCCAAGCCAAAGCTGCCCAACATCCAGTCGCCCAGCAAGCCCACGCTTTCTCGGCCGATCTGCACTCCCTTGGGGTCGCCCGTGCTGCCCGAGGTAAACATGACGTAAGCCAGGCCGCGCTCGGCAAGCAACGCGCCTTCGCCTTGGGTGAACGTGCCGGCGGCGGCATCGTAGACGGCCGCGGCGCGCACGATCTCGACAATGCGGCGCAACCGCTCCACCGGGTAGATGGTGTCAACCGGCACGAACGGCGCGCCGATCAGCAGCGCGCCCACCATGGCGACGAAGAACGACGCTTCTTTGTGGCCGTAGATGGCCACCGGCACATCCGGGCCCGCGCCATGCTTGCGCGCGTTCTCCGCCCAGGCGTGCGCCTCGTCACGCAACTGCGCCCAGCTTAAAGAGCGATCGGCGGCGGCGACGGCCAAGGCGTCGGGCGACATTCCGGTATCAACGAACTGGAACGTTTTCAGGTCAAAACGCATGCCGATACTCCCAGCGTCAGATGGGGCTGCGGCCGCTGAACACGTACAGCGCCAGCGCGGCCAGAATCAAGGTAAGCACGCGGCCCAGGAACCGCATCACCGGATGCGCCAGCGTGGACTGCAAGGCGGGCCGGGTGCGCGCCGCGTTGACCAGCAGGTTGTGCCCCACCGAATACGCGCCGAACATCAGCCCGCTCACGATGTAATGCAACGACAAGCCGTTCCACACGCCCATGGCCAGCAGCGTGGCGAAGATGCCGATGTTCTGCGCCGCCATGCGATGGCGTCCGAAGAACCTGGTCTTGCTCAACGCCTTGTAGATCGGCATGAACACCACATCACGCAACCACTCCGACAAGCTGATGTGCCAGCGGCGCCAGAAGTCCTGCGGGTTCAGCGTGGCCAAGGGGTTGCGGAAGTTGATCGGCAAGGTGAAGCCGAACAGCATGCCGATGCCGATCGCCATCGTCGAATAGCCGGCGAAGTCGAAGAACAGATACGCGCTGTACAGCGAGGCGTTCAACACCACGCCCGTGAACGAATAGTCGTGCGCGTCCAGCGTGGCCAGGCCATAACGCCAGATCAGCTCGGCCAGGCCGAACTTCTGGATCACGCCCAGCATGATCAGCTCCAGCCCGGTCAGCCAGGTATTCAAATTCACGCCTTCATAGCCGCGCTTGAGATCCGCCTGGAAATTGCGCCAGCGGTACATGGGGCCGGCCAACAGCGTCAGCGGGAAGAACAGGTAGATGAAGTAGTCCAGCGGCGACACGCGCTCGTTGCGTTGCGCGAACAGCAGCACGTCGATGGCGCGGAAGGTGGCGAACGACAGGCCCAGCATCGCCCCCAGGTGCGACACGCCGGTCTTCACCAGCAGCAGCGGCGTCATGGTGATGATGACGGCCAGCCAGGTGGGAATGTAGTTGCGGCGCACGGCCCACAAGGCGCTACCCGAAATAGCCAGCAGCGCGATGGGCTGATAGGGTCGCGCCCAGAACACCGCCATCCAGACACCCAGGCAGATCACCCCGATGATGTGGCGATAGCCGATGCGAAACGGCATGCCGAACGAGCGGTATGCCAACAGGCCCAGGCCGCCGCACAGGGCGCCGCCAAAAAAGCTCAAGCTTGCAAACAATTCCATGGCGCGGCTCAGAACTGCTGATATTGGAATTCGACCTTGATCGGTCCGCCGCTGCCCGTGGTGGGCTGTGCCTGCAGCACAAACACGAGGATGACCCCGAGGTACAGACACAAATGCCAAAAAAAGCGACGCCCGGCGCCGTCTTTGCGAAAGAATTTCATCGGGAAAAGTACTCCGCAATACCTTGGTCCGCCATGGCCCAGCCCAGCTCGGCCAGGTGCATGTCGTCACGCAGCATGCCCGGTTCGAACGGGATGCTGTAAAGGTCCAGGCAACCCATCTGATAGCGCGTGCACATGCCCGTAATGGCGGCCACCACCGGATCAAAGCGCTCGACGTCCAGAATGAGCTTGGGGTTGAACGGCTGAATGACGAAGTAGGCCTTCACCTTGCGCTTTTGCAGCAAGGCCATGACACGCGACAGATCGCCCAGCTCGGCGCGGGTGATGGGGTCGACGTCGGCGAACTCGTTGCGGGCCGGCGAGTACAGCGGCGCCAGATACTGCTTGTAGTAATCGTCGCGCACGTCGTAAGGGTTATGGCCGCCCAGCCTGTGCTCCACCTCGCGCGCCTGATGCGTCAGTTGCCCCCACTGCCCTGCGTTCAAGCGCGCGGCGGACGGCCAGGACACGAAGCGGTGCGCGGGCACGGACAGCTTGGTGCGTGGGCGGTCGGGCGCGGGTTCCTGGCGGGCATGCCACCACAGCGCCAGCTTGTCTTTCAGCTCGGCCGCCTGACCGTTGGCAATCAGCCAGAGCAGCCCCCAATTCGCGTTGTCGGTGATCCAGGTCTGCATCTGCTCGCGCGTGCTGGGCTGGTCCCACAAGCGGTCCCAGACCGGGCCGGTCACGTGCTCGGCGAACGCGCTGCGCGGCAACTGACCACCCGAGGCGAACCACGCGGGCGACACCATGATCACCAGCCGCGTGTTCGGCGTCAGGGAATCCGCCACGGATTCCAGCACGCTGACGATCCCGTAAGACTGGAACATGGCGTGGCCATAGGCCAGCGTCGGCATTTTCAGTTCTTCGGGAAAGAAGCGGTAGGGAACAAAACGCAGGTCGTGGCTGGACAGCTCGGACGAGCCCAGCACGACCAGCGTGCCGTCGCTCAGGGCGTTGCCCAGACGATTCAGGTTGACGTGCTGGGTGCCCCAGTCCGGTCCCAGATTAGGCAGGTAGTTGTTCTTGCCGGCCGTGGCCGACAAGGGCGCGGCGGCGGGCGTCACGATGCGGCTGAGCAGATCGTCCGCCCCCCAATACGCGCGAACCGCCAGTGCAACCGCCGTCGCGGCAGCCGCGACGTGGGACAGCAAGCGCGTGTTACGCAGAATGGGCAGCAACATAGCCGGCAAGCGTACGGACCGACTGCAGGATTTCCGCGATTTCAGGAGCCGGGATGCTGCAGCCGTACTCCGATTCAACCGCCAGCGTGATGTCCACGGCAGCCAGGGAATCCACCAGGCCAGTGGCGATCAATTGCGTGTCGGGGGTGACTTTCTTCATGACGATCGACTCGACGATATCGCCGATCTTGGTGTGGAGTTCTTGCTCGGTATACATAAGGTGTGCGGGGCGCCTCGTCGGCGAAACACCCCCGCTCGCAGGGATTCAGGTGCTTGAGGATATAGAAAAAAGCTGAAGCTCAACTGACGGCATTCAGCCATTCAGAATGACGCCAAGATGCACTCGGTTACATCAAAAACCGGGTTTGGCCTCGTTCGCAGGCGCAATCATTGCACTTCGACCGTTGAATCGCCATCGAACTTTTGGGCTTGATGGCGAGAAATGGCCGGGAAAGGCGACACCTGCGGGTAAATCCTGGGGGGTCACGTTGCGGCCGAGCGACATTCAGGCAAAAAAATGGCCCCTCGATAGGGGCCTGTGCGCGCCTTGGCGCGGCTATCGAAAAGCCCGCTTGCGCGGGCTTTTGAATTACATCGGGGTCACGCGCGTCGGGCCTGCGCCGCTGATCACCTGCACGCGCTGGCCCACGCTGATGGGCAAGTCTGCTTCTTGCGCCACGACGCGGGTTTCGCCGTTGTCCAGGCGCACCGTGATTTCGTAGCCGGAATTCTTGCCGACCCGGTTTTCCACGGCGTTACCGGCCAGGGCACCCAGGATAGCGCCGCCCACGGTGGCGATGGTACGGCCCGTGCCGCCGCCGACAGCGTTGCCGGCCACGCCGCCCAGCGCACCGCCGGCCAACATGCCGACACCGCTGGACTTGTCATTCTGGATCACGATGGGGCGCACGCCCGTGACGGTGCCCGTGCGAACGATCTGCTCGCGCTGGGCTTGGTCGTAGCTATAAACCCCGCTGGATGCGCTGGGATTCGCGCAGCCGCCCAAGACTGCCATCGACGTCACGACGGCCGCAACGGCCAGCCACCGGCCAGTACGCGGCGTTACCAGGGAAAGAGATTTGCTTTGGTTCATTTGGACTCCTCGATCGGGCACTGCCGACGACGTTGATCATACCGCGCCCGCCATCTTGGCCAGGCTCGGCTGCAACACACTGAAACTCACGGCCAAAGCCAGAAAACACCTGCTGAAAGCGGTGGCGATAGCGCCACCGCATCAGACGTTTGGACGACCGTTCGACCGTGCAGCCGCGAGGCAGTTCCCGCGCAGTCCAGGGTTCACGCCGGCAAATGGATGCCGTAGGTGGCGTGCAGCACCGCGTCGATATCAGCGCGCGACGGCGCGTGGTTCTGCGGCCCGCGCGAAGCAATCTTGAGGGCGCCCATGACGTTGCCCAGGCGGCAGCTGTCTTCCCAGTTCCAGCCGCTGGTCAAGCCGTAGAGCAGGCCGCCGCGCTGCGCGTCGCCGCAACCCGTGGGGTCGACGACCTGCGTCGCCTTCACGGGCGCGATGGAAATGGTCTTGCCGCCGGTCATCAGCGTGGCGCCTTCCGCGCCGCGCGTCACCACCACGGCTTGAAGCGTCTGGGCAATGTCGGCCATGCTGCGGCCGGTGCGCTGCTCAACGACGCCCGCTTCGTAATCATTCACGGTCAACGCCTGCGCCATCTTCAGCATGCGTTCGAGGTCGGCGCCGTCGAACAAGGGCATGGCCTGGCCCAGATCGAAAATGAAGGGGATGCCGCGCTGATGCAGGCGTTCGGCGTGGGCGAACATGCCTTCCTTGGCGTCCGGCGCCACGATGGCCCAGGCCGCGTCCGCGTCGCTCAGGTCGTTGTCCGCCGCGAACGACATGGCGCCCGGGTGGAACGCGGTGATCTGGTTGTCGTCCAGGTCGGTCGTGATGAAGCACTGCGCGGTGAACGTGCCGGGCACCACCTTGACGCGGGAGGTGTCGATGCCCAGGCCCGACAGGCGCTCCATGTATTCGCCGGCGTCTTCACCCACGGTGGCCACGGGCACCGGCTTGCCGCCCAGCAGATTCATGTTGTAGGCAATGTTGCCCGAGCAACCGCCATATTCCTTGCGCATGCTGGGCACCAGGAAAGACACGCTCAACGACTGGATGCGGTCGGCAAGAATGTGCTCTTTGAAGCGGCCTTCGAACACGGCGATCGTGTCGAACGCCATCGAACCGCAAACCAGGACGGGGGTTGCCATGCGTGTCATCCTTTAAGGAAAGAACTTATCAAGTTGGTAGCCATTGACTTGAACGCCAGTCACTTCAATGGGCACTGAAATTTTGAGCTCGCCCGCCGGGGCGAAGGGCCCGCGCAGTTGCTCGGGCGTCAGGTAGTCCTCGGGCTTGAGCACCTTGCGCACGACCACCGTGTCGGACAGATCCGTCAGGTCCAGCACCAGCGCGGGCCAATGCTGCGGCTTGTCGTAACGGTTGCGCAGCACCAGATTCAACACCAGCCGGCTGCGGCCGTCATCAATCGCGGCGGCACCCGTGGGCGGTTGCAGCGACGACGAAGAAATGGCGATGCGTTCC containing:
- a CDS encoding ribonucleotide-diphosphate reductase subunit beta — protein: MINWEDDTTATQPASPAPAGGQQAAPEVRAATGVFGDTAMPTPAAPEHAAGLAASGAATAQRVKVADKRIINGETDVNQLVPFKYKWAWEKYLATCANHWMPQEINMSRDIALWKNPNGLTEDERRIVKRNLGFFVTADSLAANNIVLGTYRHITAPECRQFLLRQAFEEAIHTHAYQYIVESLDLDEAEIFNAYNEVPSIRAKDEFLIPFIDAIADPHFKTGTPEADQTLLKSLIVFACLMEGLFFYVGFTQILALGRQNKMTGAAEQYMYILRDESMHCNFGIDLINTVKLENPHLWTPAFREEIRELFRKAVELEYAYAEDTMPRGVLGLNAPMFKSYLRFIANRRCQQIGIEPLYPQEENPFPWMAEMIDLKKERNFFETRVIEYQTGGTLSWE
- a CDS encoding histone H1-like DNA-binding protein: MATAKKAVKKAAAKKPAAKKAVAKKAAPAKKAAVKKVAVKKVAAAKKPAVKKVAAKKPAAKKVVAKKAVAKKAVAKKAVAKKAVAKKVVAKKAVAKKAVAKKVVAKKAVAKKAVAKKAVAKKAVAKKAVAKKAVAKKAVAKKAVAKKAVAKKAVAKKAPAAKKAVAKKAVAKKAPAAKKAPAAKKAPAAKKAPAAAKPAAAAKPAAAKKPAAKKAAPKKPATPPSTAAAPGAKTALNPAASWPFPTGGRP
- a CDS encoding YggT family protein — protein: MLGEIFRFLLEIVFTLFGAALIARAWMHAIRLHAFNPIARTIYQATNWLVMPLRKVIPAGNKIDWTSLVAAWLAALLYIVLIWLLALGALIPAALLPAAMGSALIMTIKWALNLVVWLTLIQAVLSWVNPTAPMMPLLQALTAPMLDPIRRILPRTSIDFSPLVLLIVAQVLLMVLANLSQRMMGL
- a CDS encoding D-alanine--poly(phosphoribitol) ligase produces the protein MRFDLKTFQFVDTGMSPDALAVAAADRSLSWAQLRDEAHAWAENARKHGAGPDVPVAIYGHKEASFFVAMVGALLIGAPFVPVDTIYPVERLRRIVEIVRAAAVYDAAAGTFTQGEGALLAERGLAYVMFTSGSTGDPKGVQIGRESVGLLGDWMLGSFGLGDAPVFMNQAPFSFDLSMYEVFGTLASGGACVLNAREQIAAAGTWMPRLAQHGVTVWVSTPSFAHQQLANRDFSPATLPALRTFLFCGEPLPAALAKKLRQRFPDAVILNTYGPTEATVATTWIEVTDAVLAAHDPLPVGHAKPDSLLIVDEGEICIVGDHVMRGYLNRPDLNDAKLYTHEDGRRAFRTGDLGQMEEGGLLFCRGRMDDQIKLNGYRIELAEIDEALHGLPGVEGGACAVLRRPDGTAVRLIGFVAGVAREPDARLLAPDALADCKARLAQRLPPYMVPSELVACPALPMSNNHKIDRKKLVEIYAGIPA
- a CDS encoding MBOAT family O-acyltransferase, giving the protein MELFASLSFFGGALCGGLGLLAYRSFGMPFRIGYRHIIGVICLGVWMAVFWARPYQPIALLAISGSALWAVRRNYIPTWLAVIITMTPLLLVKTGVSHLGAMLGLSFATFRAIDVLLFAQRNERVSPLDYFIYLFFPLTLLAGPMYRWRNFQADLKRGYEGVNLNTWLTGLELIMLGVIQKFGLAELIWRYGLATLDAHDYSFTGVVLNASLYSAYLFFDFAGYSTMAIGIGMLFGFTLPINFRNPLATLNPQDFWRRWHISLSEWLRDVVFMPIYKALSKTRFFGRHRMAAQNIGIFATLLAMGVWNGLSLHYIVSGLMFGAYSVGHNLLVNAARTRPALQSTLAHPVMRFLGRVLTLILAALALYVFSGRSPI
- a CDS encoding D-alanyl-lipoteichoic acid biosynthesis protein DltD, yielding MLLPILRNTRLLSHVAAAATAVALAVRAYWGADDLLSRIVTPAAAPLSATAGKNNYLPNLGPDWGTQHVNLNRLGNALSDGTLVVLGSSELSSHDLRFVPYRFFPEELKMPTLAYGHAMFQSYGIVSVLESVADSLTPNTRLVIMVSPAWFASGGQLPRSAFAEHVTGPVWDRLWDQPSTREQMQTWITDNANWGLLWLIANGQAAELKDKLALWWHARQEPAPDRPRTKLSVPAHRFVSWPSAARLNAGQWGQLTHQAREVEHRLGGHNPYDVRDDYYKQYLAPLYSPARNEFADVDPITRAELGDLSRVMALLQKRKVKAYFVIQPFNPKLILDVERFDPVVAAITGMCTRYQMGCLDLYSIPFEPGMLRDDMHLAELGWAMADQGIAEYFSR
- a CDS encoding acyl carrier protein, whose translation is MYTEQELHTKIGDIVESIVMKKVTPDTQLIATGLVDSLAAVDITLAVESEYGCSIPAPEIAEILQSVRTLAGYVAAHSA
- a CDS encoding glycine zipper 2TM domain-containing protein, with translation MNQSKSLSLVTPRTGRWLAVAAVVTSMAVLGGCANPSASSGVYSYDQAQREQIVRTGTVTGVRPIVIQNDKSSGVGMLAGGALGGVAGNAVGGGTGRTIATVGGAILGALAGNAVENRVGKNSGYEITVRLDNGETRVVAQEADLPISVGQRVQVISGAGPTRVTPM
- a CDS encoding carbohydrate kinase family protein; its protein translation is MATPVLVCGSMAFDTIAVFEGRFKEHILADRIQSLSVSFLVPSMRKEYGGCSGNIAYNMNLLGGKPVPVATVGEDAGEYMERLSGLGIDTSRVKVVPGTFTAQCFITTDLDDNQITAFHPGAMSFAADNDLSDADAAWAIVAPDAKEGMFAHAERLHQRGIPFIFDLGQAMPLFDGADLERMLKMAQALTVNDYEAGVVEQRTGRSMADIAQTLQAVVVTRGAEGATLMTGGKTISIAPVKATQVVDPTGCGDAQRGGLLYGLTSGWNWEDSCRLGNVMGALKIASRGPQNHAPSRADIDAVLHATYGIHLPA